TACTTGGTGACACCTAAAAAGGCAAATAGTATTTAATTAGAAAAAACTTAATCGAATCCCATGCTAAATTATGCAAACTTATTATGGTTAAATGATAAATTGAGTTAATATATATTACTCTTATTAAATATTATAGTTAAGTGATAAATTTTTAGAAATACATATATGTAATACatttattgatttgatttgtgGAGCATGTGTCGATAGGCATTTATGTTTATATAATACTTCATagtttagaaaaataaaataaaagagacAAATAAATGCAAGTAATTGAAGAGGCTCTTTTTtggaagtaaaataaaaattcCCATAGGATTTGTGCAGTTGATAATGTGTTCAAATGACATTAGAAAATGTTCACATTTTTTCAGTCATTTCCATTTCAATCAAATCAATTGAGTTTGGTTATGAAAAGGATGGTTATGCttttcttaaatttaaaaaaaaaatcattaacgAGAACAATAAATACATATTCCTCGCACGTTTACCCCCAAAAAATATCAatctttatatatttaaaaataatttaattttaaatttcttattttactCTTAATGTCCAATCCTTAATTGATAAAGTTATGTGGTACTTTAGCTGGTGGGATATAGTAGTATATACcctattataaaaaatatatagtttgTTTTAAtagattataaaaaaaattacaacaAAAAAATCTATAGTttgttttaaattataaattttaaaaaaaaaatgtataAATTCTGTTTCTAGTCAAATGTTAATCCTATAAAATGAGGGGACAGAATAGTACTTTGTCTATAAATAAAGGGTAATTTAGTAATACTAACTCACTTTTGTCTTCCTACAGCTTATATATACATAACGACATCAAAGTACAGAAATTTGTCAGAGTATTAGCTTAGCTTCTTGAAAAACAGCTCAATGTCTACCAAGAACTCCGCCCCCACCACTATCCCACCATTACCACCGTCAGCCGCCGGGAAGCTGAACGGAGAGCCACCAGCTGATCACGAAAGATGTCCGGTGGAGGAGGTGGCGTTGGTAGTTCCAGAAACAGACGACCCCACTTTACCTGTAATGACATTCAGAGCATGGTTTCTTGGACTGACCTCATGCACTCTCTTGATTTTTCTCAACACTTTCTTTATCTACAGAACTCAGCCTTTAACTATTTCAGCTATTCTCATGCAAATAGCTGTGCTCCCAATTGGGAAATTCATGGCTGCTACACTTCCTAAAAAGAATTACACTCTGTTTGGGAGATGGGGTTTTAGTTTAAATCCAGGGCCATTTAATATCAAAGAGCATGTTATTATTACAGTTATGGCCAATTGCGGTGTTTCCATTGGAGGAGGCGATGCTTATTCCATTGGGGCTATTACTGTTATGAAGGCTTATTATAAGCAAAGCTTGAATTTCCTTTGTGCTCTTCTTATTGTCTTGACCACTCAGGTACATTTCATTTTATTATACTCTTTTACTTGTGCATAACTGGAAATTAAAGACGACATCAACAACTACGACAAGTCGACGACCAAGTGAAATCTCGATAGTGGGATATAGGTTGGGTAGTGACAATTTACCCTTAACTCGGATAAAGAGGCTGTTTTTGATAAACCATCTACTcaacaaaatgaaataaatggaATTTAAAGACATATATCTATAATCTGAAGTCTGTGGTTAAAGTTCTATTGAATTTTCCTTCTTGAAAGCTTCGGTGTTTGATTTGAGTTTGAGTTAGTCACTAAAAGACAAAAAGGATAAAGGGAAAGCGTTGAAGTTAAGCACACTATATACATCAAACTGTAGTCTATTTGTCTTGACACGTTTCAGTCGTTATTCTTATAATCTGAATTTCATGCACTTGGTATGGAGGAAAATGTATGCACACTATAATATACGTCGCATACAAAAAGGATAAATGTTTGCGACGTATATTAACCGTATAAATTGGAGGATTAAGCTGTGATGATAGTATTTGCTGCtatttttgagtattaaaggTTGACAACAGTGTCTGATGTTTAGTTGAAGTAAGTGATAATGAGTAAGAGTTTGATATTTGTAGAGCTGTATTTTTTCTATTTTGATGGAATGTATTTTCTCTGGAGAAAACATTTTCCACAATCTAATGTAACCAAACATTGGAAAATAATTTTCTGAACAAAAATATTTTACAGGAAAACATTTTCCCTCAAGTTTTTGTTTCTGATAATATGAAAAATTGTGCAGATAGTGGGATATGGATGGGCTGGGATGTTGAGGAGATACTTGGTTGATCCTGTGGATATGTGGTGGCCGTCAAACCTTGCTCAAGTCTCCCTATTCAGGTTCCCCTTCTATTTGATCATTGCTTCCTGCACCTGTGGCTCTCCttttgttataaataatattCAGTACCATCTCAAATGCAACAAAAAGATAGCACTATATATGATGTTTATTTCTTCTAAACGCTAAATTCTTAACTTGTCTTGATCAAATCTGAATTCTTTCATTTCTATTCTACTGGATGTGAAATGCTTGAATGAATCTTATTTAGGTTTTCTGATCAGTGGCTATGGGACAAGTTCATTTGGCCAATATTGATTTATGCACCGTTTTAACAATCTAGTGGAGATAATACATAATATAGCACAGTGAAGGTGAAAAGTAGCAATCAAGAATATACGATATTTTTCAATTTCGATGATGTCTGATGAGAATTCTTGCCGCAGTATCTGTAAATATAGTATAAATTGAAAAATGTCGATACTGCTGGTGATTCACTGAACAGTTTTAACACAAGTTACCAAATTGCACAATGTTATATTATCAGCTCTTTTTGATCTATTTTGTGTTTTTTATATATACGACTTTCTCATAACAGGGCACTTCACGAGAAGGAACAAAAAACAAGAGGCTTGACAAGGATGCAGTTTTTCCTTGTATTTATGGCAGCAAGCTTCGCATATTATGCATTCCCAGGCTATCTATTTCCGATTTTGACCTTCTTCTCATGGGTTTGTTGGGCGTGGCCACGTAGTATCACAGCACAGCAAATTGGCTCTGGATACCATGGCCTTGGCGTGGGTGCTTTTACTCTCGATTGGGCTGGTATATCAGCATATCATGGCAGTCCGTTAGTGGCACCATGGTCCTCGATTCTTAATGTTGGCATTGGTTTTATTATGTTCATATACATCATCATTCCCCTATGTTACTGGAAGTACAACACTTTTGATGCCCGGAAGTTTCCTATCTTTTCAAATCAGCTGTTTACATCTAGCGGCCACAAATATGATACCACTAAGATCTTGACCCCACAATTTGATCTCAACATTGCTGCTTATGAAAGTTACAGCAAGCTCTACCTCAGTCCTTTATTTGCCCTCTCAATTGGATCAGGATTCGCAAGGTTTACAGCAACCCTCACACATGTTGCACTATTTCATGGCAGGTTAGCCTCTCACAAAGTTTTATATACTTTCATCTTGAAGCCATTTTCGGCTGTCTGACTGCAGGGTTTGTCTCTTAATCTTGAAGATGCATTGAGATTCATTGCTTAGTTGCATTCTGTGTTGAAGTTCCTAGGTATCGTAGGGCTAAGATAGAATCGATATACATTATTTTAGAAATACTAATACAACTAGGTACTAATTGCTAAAGTTTGGTGTGTAGAGCAATTTAAGTGGCAAGATATTTGTAAGAGAGAAACAGCTCTAATGAAGTTGTGAACTGACAATCTGCTATGATTTTACCTTGGCCAGTGATATCTGGAAGCAAAGTAGATCTGCTGTGAAGAATGTCAAATTGGACATCCATGCAAAATTGATGAAGAGTTACAAGCAAGTTCCTCAGTGGTGGTACCTCGTATTATTGTTCGGTAGCATAGCCCTGTCACTTCTGATGTGTTTTGTATGGAAAGAAGATGTGCAGCTGCCATGGTGGGGTATGCTGTTTGCGTTTGGTCTTGCTTGGATTGTTACTCTCCCTATAGGAGTCATTCAAGCGACTACCAACCAGGTGAAAGCTTAGTTTCTTGATTATTAAAGTGCTATTCCAATCTTGAACCTATAGGAGTCCAATTCAGTGACGCACTTGTTATTACAATGCAGCAACCTGGATATGACATAATTGCACAGTTCATAATTGGTTACGTCCTCCCAGGAAAACCAATTGCGAACTTGATTTTCAAAATCTATGGCCGGATCAGTACCATTCATGCTCTCTCTTTTTTAGCCGATCTTAAACTTGGTCACTACATGAAAATTCCACCGCGATGCATGTATACAGCTCAGGTTAGTAACTTGTTTCTCTGTTTTGAACGATTCAAACTAATATGTTTGCAAGGATGTCCTAGTTTCCACTTCATTCTTCTTGATTTCCTTTCATCCAGCTTGTTGGGACACTGGTTGCCGGTACAGTCAACCTTGCAGTGGCATGGTGGATGCTAGGAAGTATCGAGAACATTTGTGATGTTGAGACTCTTCATCCTGATAGCCCATGGACCTGTCCAAAATTCCGAGTCACATTTGACGCTTCTGTCATATGGGGTCTAATTGGACCAGAACGATTGTTTGGTTCCGGAGGATTATATAGGAACTTGGTATGGTTATTCCTCATTGGTGCAGTGCTGCCGGTGCCTGTTTGGGTGCTAAGCAAAGTCTTCCCTGAAAAGAAATGGATCCCATTGATCAACATACCAGTTATATCTTATGGTTTTGCCGGAATGCCACCAGCCACGCCAACCAATATCGCTAGCTGGCTCATTACCGGAATGATATTCAACTATTTTGTATTCAAATACCGAAAAGAATGGTGGCAGAAATACAACTATGTTCTGTCAGCTGCCCTGGATGCTGGTACAGCTTTTATGGGTGTTTTATTGTTCTTTGCTTTGCAAAATGAGGGCAAGAATTTGAAATGGTGGGGAACTCAGTTAGACCACTGTCCCTTGGCAACTTGCCCTACAGCCCCTGGAATTGTAGTGGCAGGATGTCCAGTTTTCAAGTAGCCCACAAGAAGAAGAATTGatcttaaaaatattattagaCAAGTTTAGTCTTAACAAGTCTAAACTGGTGCAAGTTATTTATAACAAGCGTTTGATGTAATTTTGAGTAACTGATAGCTTTGTGCTCTGTAAATGATTTGCTTGTCAATCATTAAGTAGTTCAATGAGTTCCTCCTTTTCAAGTGCTAATACTGTTCAACTAATATATACTCCTATTTTGTTTTAATTGCAAGTGTTATACATCAAATGCAACTGTTGGACTCCAGTCGAACGAAACATAAGCTTTGTAGATTACTGGCTCTGGTTTTCTCCAATATATTTGGTTGTTTAGTGATAGATATTGCTTCTATATAGGACTAATATATTTGTAACTCCTAACTCTTCTCCTGTTTTGAGAATATTCCTTCAAAAACACCTATAAATGTTGCACCTATAGTTTTACTTTCGTGTAGTATTTCACTCATTTCATCTGGCAATATCAGTAGACTTACACTAAGGTTGCATCACATTAGCAAAACAAACATCACATGGAAAAACTTAAAAAGGGTGCATGTGGTTGCATAGCTAGTGTGCATGATCGAACTGATTGATTTGTATTCCATGTCTGAAATGAGATATACACCaacttctttaatccaaattaaCCACTGCTAAATGAATCTAACAATCAGTAATCTGCATGACAATTACGTTCAATTAAATTGAACGAAAACGGACTCTAGTTCtcacaacaacaacccagtataatcccactagtggggtctggggagggtagtgtgtacgcagaccttaccccgaccctgaggtagagaggctgtttccgatagaccctcggctccctccctccaagaactccccaccttgctcttagagtaactcgaactcacaacctcttggttggaagtggagggtgctcactactagagcaacccactcttgtcgaaCTCTAGGTTCTCACACAACTTTGAAAATTGTTCTCAGAAATACAAGAAAATAGGTTTCGCTAAGGAAATGAAGcacatttctttctttttttaaaagtaaatattttttattacatTGGAGGGTCGAAGAAGGGAAAGGGGGAAAAGGGATAGTGAGAATAAAACCGACACCTATTGTATGACAACAAAGTCAAAAGGGGTCTACTCATTGGATGTTGGAACTGAAAAAAAGAGGCAAATAAGGACTAAGTGCTTACACGTAAACTGACCGAATCACGGTAGAGAATTTGATGTTCACAACATTTCCTCTACCGCTTCTTTCTTTTCCCTTGTTTCTTGAGTGGCCATGAGCCAGGCCTGAATTCTAATAATTTGTCACCAGATTTAAGTTATTAAAAGACTTATCATCCAGACGGGTGTTATGGAAATTTCACCTCTGTATGGACTTGTAAAGTACCACTGTCACATATTTGGAGAGGAATCGATTAGTTGAACCAAGTGCAACCACAGACGGCGTACTCCTGCCCTTCTGCATGTAGAGATGGTTAAGTACCACATGTTGAGGTCTCGAGAGAGAAGGTGGAATTTCCATGTGAGATGAAGGTACATTGAGTAAAGTCATCTGTAGATGAGGCGGAACTAAAGGTGGCTCCTTGGCATAGTCCTCTGCTCCAAGTTGCAAGTTACTGTAGCTGGAATCTGGGGACTGAGGAGGTTCAAACCCAGAAATGCTTTCAATATCTTCAGGAACATAATCCTGCATCATGCATCAAAATGTACAAGCTTTTGTCAGTTTAGTTTTTAATCAGCCACAACCTTTGTCAACTGGTGACTTTTCAAAGCAAAGGGAATCAATTGGCACCAGGAAATAAAAGACTCGAACTCATTCCTCTTCTCAGTTTTtgagagagacagagagagagtATACTGTGCTCCTTAGGACAGTATCAAGAACATAGTCCAATAAAAGTTTGGCAACCCCAAaatgaaaaatagaaagtatTTCCAGACAAGCCAGCTATGCTGATAATATGTAGACAAGCCAGCTATGCTGATATGCTCACACACTACAAACAAATGGCAACACTTTTTTTACCTTTTAACAGTCATCTAATCTTACTAAGTAGTTTTTTTTTATATGGCAGAATGCTTGACATTTTTCTGTATTCATGTTATTTTATACAGTTTTCACAAATTTCAAGTACTCAATTATCTCAACTATTCATATTTAAACTTGATGTGATATTTTCTACATCAAACTAACTTTTCACTTATTACTTCCATTACTTCTTCTCTGCTAGATATAAACTATTTATAAAGTACACAAGTCAAATTTAGCATCTTAAAAGTTCGGTAGCATTTTCTTTTCTGCAACCATTTTGAGTAACAACAGGTTTGGCGGTGGGATGCAGGTGCTAAAGTAGGATGCCTATGAGACATTCATAAGCCCAATTTCAAGCAGCAGCAACACGGTATTTGCTctctttttcctttattttttttctctataACTGGTACAATAATAAGTCAATAACTACATATCGATAATAAAGTAGTTAGGTTGACTATATGAATATATATCTATGTCACTCAATTTGAGTCAAGTTTCATTCTAACACTCATAAGAATTCTATAAAACTAGAGATCTCTAAATCTTAAACTTACCCCTATAATAACATAGAACTCTCTAAACAGAAAAGACTCCTAACAAAGCACATAAGGGTGTGGCATAGTAATCAATAAAGTGGTTTGAGAACCAATGAGAACTCGGGTTCAAATCTCAGCGGAGGACAGAGTTAATCGATACTTGTACTGGTAGAAGGTAGCAGGTACCTTGTGGAATTAGTTGAGGTGTacgcaagctggcccggacaccgTGGTTATTGAAAAAATGACTCCAAGCAAACCATTGGATCAAATGTGAATGTAAGAACACAGCTAAACCTAAATCCCAACTGTTCGGTATCGCATATATGGATCTTTTGTTTTTTGAGAAAAGTAATGGTTTTATGTACATGTGAGCACAAAGATTGTGCCAAAATTACAAATGGATTCAGTTCCTTTACATTGCTGAAAGGAAGGTGAAAAAATCTAAAATCCTATCTACTGAGTTGGCATCTTCTAGTCTACACCAAAAAGCCAGAAAAGACAGGCATCTATGTTTCAGTATATGAATGTTTTCGTATTTGCTTTCAAAACATCTTTTGATCTTTTGCTTTCAGTGTGACATGTTCAACTCTTTGCTAAGTCCCCGTGAATTTCAAGAAACTATATGTTGTGTCTGTGAAGGTTAAAGGCAGCAAAATAATATGTAGACAATACACTAAATTTATTGGTGGCTGTGTATGCTTCCGATGAGAAGTGGAATAAATGAATTTTTACAAAATGAAAAAGATCAGATGTTTGGAAATTTTGCTTGCATGCATGAAACATGATTGGCAGTACTGTGAATAGACAGCTGGGGAGAAAAGGAGGAAAGTAGAAAAGGAGAAAAGGAGGAAAATAGTAAAAGTATTCCCATAGCCCATTCCTTGATACTTCTGTATATATATAATTTCCtccaaaagattaaaaaaaaattcacattACAGTCTACTTTTTCAGCGCTTCACCAAACACTCCACACTGAAAGACTAAACTATGGCCGTATTTACTAAGAAGAGTAGAGATAGCTCTTCCATAATTTTTTTAATACGTAAAGAAGAGCTGGTCCCTCACTTTAACAACATCCTCTAAGCAACATGACAACATTTCCAATAGGTATATAACAAGACAAATTCTTTCAGTGTAGATAATGAGGTCTACCTTAAATTAACCATAAACTTTCTTCTATGACTCTCGATGGCTACAGGGAGCGGGGTTCAGGAAAACCTTCACCTATTTTTTTACTTTGTCATTGATTTGCTTTGACAAAACAGAAACATCTTCAGGTATTTCATCTCAAGGGCTCTTACGTTTCGCAGTTTGTGGTGCATGGACACCACTGTATAACAACAAATTCCTGTTAAATTTATGGCTTTATCTCAGAAAAAACTAGATTCAGCAGGTCAACTGTTTGGACCAAAACACTTTACAATCTATATCCCAGTAACTTTTGAACAAAACATGGATTCATATGCTGACACATCTTGTGTCCATCATGAGATTGTCACAGAGCAAAAAAGTCGAGACTGGAGAGGCTCCCATGGTTGTAAGCTCAATTCCATTACAGTGTTCACAAGCCAAAACTTCATTTCGGAAACTAATATCTTACAGGAGCATTAAGTACAAATAACAAATCAAGATTATACTCTTCTTGGTTTGACAGGGTAGTTAATCTGACTCATATTTGATATTCACATAGGAAACTGAAGTGAAGCCCTTTACAATCAATCTCGAAGGCCACGAAATGTTCTTAAATTTTGATAAGTGTATGTTATATATATGTTTGTGTGTATTAGCTAAGTCCCTATTGGATATCCGGTTTCCTTCTATTGGAAATACAATAGAAACTAGGCTTGTAATTCAATAGAATCCTTGAGAGGATATGAACGGTAATAATTTTGAGATGACAAATGTACCTTCACATCCAAAATGTTGTAAGTATTCCCTACTTCATCCTGGACGCATGGCAAGTCAGGGGAACACCTCCATTGTCCATCAACTATAAATCTATACTGATAAACTCCAGAAGGAAGCACCTTCAAAATGGTGAAATCTTTCCCAGATCTTTGCAAAGGGTTCCTGAGAAAAATAAGTTTAATTTGCCGAGTCAGCTTGCAATCTAAGCCCAAGAAGTTGAGGATCTTGTCTTTTTCAATGTAGAGCATGGATGGAGAATATCAAGCTTACAACCTTGACTTCCAATTATCCCATGATCCCTCCACGGCCACTTCTTTGCCGTCATGGGTCCATGATATCAGTGTGGGAACTCCTTG
This sequence is a window from Nicotiana tomentosiformis chromosome 5, ASM39032v3, whole genome shotgun sequence. Protein-coding genes within it:
- the LOC104087500 gene encoding oligopeptide transporter 3 — protein: MSTKNSAPTTIPPLPPSAAGKLNGEPPADHERCPVEEVALVVPETDDPTLPVMTFRAWFLGLTSCTLLIFLNTFFIYRTQPLTISAILMQIAVLPIGKFMAATLPKKNYTLFGRWGFSLNPGPFNIKEHVIITVMANCGVSIGGGDAYSIGAITVMKAYYKQSLNFLCALLIVLTTQIVGYGWAGMLRRYLVDPVDMWWPSNLAQVSLFRALHEKEQKTRGLTRMQFFLVFMAASFAYYAFPGYLFPILTFFSWVCWAWPRSITAQQIGSGYHGLGVGAFTLDWAGISAYHGSPLVAPWSSILNVGIGFIMFIYIIIPLCYWKYNTFDARKFPIFSNQLFTSSGHKYDTTKILTPQFDLNIAAYESYSKLYLSPLFALSIGSGFARFTATLTHVALFHGSDIWKQSRSAVKNVKLDIHAKLMKSYKQVPQWWYLVLLFGSIALSLLMCFVWKEDVQLPWWGMLFAFGLAWIVTLPIGVIQATTNQQPGYDIIAQFIIGYVLPGKPIANLIFKIYGRISTIHALSFLADLKLGHYMKIPPRCMYTAQLVGTLVAGTVNLAVAWWMLGSIENICDVETLHPDSPWTCPKFRVTFDASVIWGLIGPERLFGSGGLYRNLVWLFLIGAVLPVPVWVLSKVFPEKKWIPLINIPVISYGFAGMPPATPTNIASWLITGMIFNYFVFKYRKEWWQKYNYVLSAALDAGTAFMGVLLFFALQNEGKNLKWWGTQLDHCPLATCPTAPGIVVAGCPVFK
- the LOC104087499 gene encoding SNF1-related protein kinase regulatory subunit beta-2, with the protein product MGNVNGREEVSGNRQSGFEGSGSGSGSGVAVVQDNIMDGELIGGHSPPSSPRASQSPLMFRPQMPVVPLQRPEEVHIPNPSWMQTTSGYDDLNDEQGVPTLISWTHDGKEVAVEGSWDNWKSRNPLQRSGKDFTILKVLPSGVYQYRFIVDGQWRCSPDLPCVQDEVGNTYNILDVKDYVPEDIESISGFEPPQSPDSSYSNLQLGAEDYAKEPPLVPPHLQMTLLNVPSSHMEIPPSLSRPQHVVLNHLYMQKGRSTPSVVALGSTNRFLSKYVTVVLYKSIQR